One window of Thermocoleostomius sinensis A174 genomic DNA carries:
- a CDS encoding SDR family NAD(P)-dependent oxidoreductase translates to MDLGLTNKVAVITGGDSGIGKATAERLVREGAKVALIDKTSDALTRTTEKIQSLGEVIAVQADLTQREQVEAAKQQILDRFGTVHILVHAAGITGATGDFLEISDQEWQETIEVDLMAAVRTCRAFLPLMRSAGWGRIVLVSSEDALQPYPEELPYCACKAAILNLAKGLSKAYAKDGVLVNSVSPAFIATPMTDAMMKTQADQEGIPFDQAIEQFLQNNRPTLELQRRGRPEEVADVIGFLCSERSSFVLGANWRVDGGSVASL, encoded by the coding sequence ATGGATCTCGGTCTAACCAACAAAGTAGCAGTCATTACCGGCGGTGACTCTGGAATTGGTAAAGCCACAGCCGAACGCTTGGTACGAGAAGGTGCCAAGGTGGCGCTAATTGATAAAACATCAGATGCTTTGACCCGCACAACTGAAAAAATTCAATCCCTCGGTGAGGTTATAGCGGTTCAAGCAGATCTGACTCAGCGAGAACAGGTAGAAGCGGCTAAACAGCAGATCCTCGATCGCTTTGGAACTGTACATATTTTGGTTCATGCGGCTGGTATTACCGGAGCCACCGGAGATTTTCTGGAAATCAGCGATCAGGAATGGCAAGAAACGATCGAGGTCGATCTCATGGCAGCTGTGCGCACTTGTCGGGCGTTTTTGCCACTGATGCGATCGGCCGGTTGGGGGCGGATTGTTTTGGTTAGTTCTGAAGATGCTTTGCAACCCTATCCGGAAGAATTGCCCTATTGCGCTTGTAAAGCTGCCATTCTCAACCTTGCCAAAGGGCTATCGAAAGCGTATGCCAAAGATGGTGTGTTAGTGAATTCCGTCTCGCCGGCCTTCATCGCAACTCCCATGACCGACGCCATGATGAAAACACAAGCTGACCAAGAAGGTATTCCGTTTGATCAAGCGATCGAGCAGTTCTTGCAGAACAATCGCCCCACTCTAGAGTTGCAACGGCGCGGTCGCCCTGAAGAAGTGGCTGATGTGATTGGATTTTTGTGCTCCGAGCGATCGAGCTTTGTTCTTGGAGCCAACTGGCGCGTCGATGGCGGTTCAGTTGCCAGCCTGTGA
- a CDS encoding acetate--CoA ligase family protein, whose protein sequence is MVFSEIEVSRINARKTDVFDIFNSRFYEGPNPYLETAAFAFDFALTSYSDPLPIENYLTVISERYPHLADDRYDSHAQLFARTVSEVNRLDMDLHFHHWSVQPVVQLDNKKFDSIAIESLHARTCRSVVYSVWDWFEAITRGKSFQIDDDIEVAQGLFRRSVYGGPTTYALLRTAYEKNIPTFYLWDEGLMQYGYGKRLVRGAATTFDCDSHLDSDFTTRKDDCKAFLDTLGFPVPTGSVVRSFEEALSAAAQIGYPVAVKPVVGHKGIGVTANVQDVAELEAAYRRAVRAIPDDQPIDVIVETSITGKDFRLLCVNGRFVAATERRPAFITGDGDATIAELIARENRSPSRSDTPTSPLGKIKIDDAMERYLEQQGFTLDTVPNPDQIIYLRKVANLSSGGFSIDATETLHPDNVILAQDIAQHFRLTCLGIDLVAEDVSRSWKDGNFGIIEINSAPGISMHLRPAIGNPVDVTSAILDTFFETNDSARIPILTFNHISVSDLQELVDHILQQHPDWVIGAVCQEGVFINRSKKVLHRNYNTNVSNLLRNPKLDLLVAEYPEAILEQQGMFYYGSNLVVLDNPTATETMLARDVFPQSVVVTRQHKDVSIRRAGLIEQYQLGEEEPFTRVFLKEVSSIL, encoded by the coding sequence ATGGTATTTAGTGAAATCGAAGTCTCTCGAATCAACGCTAGAAAAACCGATGTATTTGATATATTCAATAGTCGTTTTTATGAAGGTCCAAATCCTTATCTTGAAACGGCAGCCTTTGCCTTTGACTTTGCGTTAACTAGTTATAGCGATCCATTGCCGATCGAGAATTATCTTACAGTCATTAGTGAACGTTATCCTCACCTTGCTGACGATCGGTACGATTCTCATGCCCAGCTATTTGCTCGTACTGTTTCAGAAGTCAATCGGTTGGATATGGATTTGCATTTTCATCATTGGAGTGTTCAACCCGTTGTTCAGCTTGACAACAAGAAGTTTGATAGCATTGCCATAGAAAGCCTTCATGCTCGCACCTGTCGATCGGTGGTGTACAGCGTATGGGATTGGTTTGAAGCAATCACACGAGGTAAATCGTTTCAAATTGATGATGATATAGAAGTGGCGCAAGGATTGTTTCGGCGATCGGTGTATGGTGGTCCGACGACCTATGCTTTACTACGAACGGCCTACGAAAAGAACATTCCTACGTTCTATCTATGGGACGAAGGTCTGATGCAGTATGGGTATGGCAAGCGACTGGTGCGCGGAGCGGCCACTACCTTTGATTGCGATAGTCACCTTGATTCAGACTTCACCACGCGCAAAGATGATTGTAAAGCCTTTTTAGATACGCTCGGATTTCCAGTACCAACTGGTAGTGTGGTTCGATCGTTCGAGGAAGCCCTTAGCGCAGCCGCCCAAATTGGTTATCCTGTTGCTGTCAAGCCTGTGGTGGGGCACAAAGGCATTGGTGTCACAGCCAATGTGCAGGATGTTGCAGAATTAGAAGCAGCGTACCGACGGGCAGTGCGCGCGATTCCGGACGATCAGCCGATCGATGTCATTGTAGAAACCAGCATTACCGGCAAAGACTTTCGCTTACTGTGCGTGAATGGGCGGTTTGTGGCAGCTACCGAACGCCGACCTGCCTTTATTACGGGGGATGGTGACGCGACCATTGCTGAATTAATTGCTCGTGAGAATCGATCGCCCTCACGCAGCGATACCCCAACTTCACCTTTGGGAAAAATCAAAATTGATGATGCGATGGAACGGTACCTAGAACAACAAGGCTTTACCCTTGATACCGTTCCCAATCCTGATCAAATTATCTATTTACGCAAGGTTGCTAATCTGTCATCGGGCGGGTTTAGTATTGATGCAACCGAGACGTTGCATCCAGATAACGTCATCTTGGCACAAGACATTGCCCAACATTTTCGGTTGACTTGCTTAGGCATCGATTTAGTGGCAGAAGATGTTTCACGATCGTGGAAGGACGGGAATTTTGGCATCATTGAAATCAACTCGGCTCCAGGTATTTCCATGCACCTGCGACCGGCGATTGGCAATCCGGTTGATGTCACCTCGGCTATCCTTGACACATTCTTTGAGACCAACGATAGCGCCCGCATTCCAATTCTGACCTTTAATCACATCAGCGTTTCTGATTTGCAGGAACTTGTTGATCACATTCTGCAACAGCACCCAGATTGGGTAATTGGGGCGGTCTGCCAAGAGGGGGTTTTCATTAATCGCTCGAAGAAGGTATTGCATCGTAATTACAATACCAACGTGTCTAATTTGTTGCGCAACCCGAAACTAGATCTGTTAGTAGCGGAATATCCCGAAGCAATATTAGAACAACAAGGCATGTTTTACTATGGCAGCAATCTAGTAGTGCTAGATAATCCTACGGCTACCGAAACAATGCTCGCGCGAGATGTGTTTCCACAATCGGTGGTAGTCACTCGTCAGCACAAGGACGTATCAATTCGTCGTGCTGGTTTGATTGAGCAATATCAGCTTGGAGAGGAGGAACCCTTTACTCGCGTCTTTCTCAAAGAAGTTAGCTCCATTCTCTAG
- a CDS encoding cyanophycinase yields MVAVNNAGVDQEHPQASSTEQAQSDTSAAQIAELERKQGQLVIIGGAEDKEGECKILREFLRRSGGMEAHIAVMTVATGLPGEVGAQYIEVFERLGVGRVEVIDTARPEDGSDPRALEILSEVTGVFFTGGNQARITELLKGTEVDKALHKRFAEGVVIAGTSAGAAMMPDVMIVEGEPETNPRVEVARMDEGMGFLPGVVIDQHFAQRGRLGRLISAVVQQPVVLGFGIDENTAIAVNGTEVEVVGEGSVTVLDVSNIEHCNLDELLKDEPLALCGAKLHILPHGYRFDLKKRAVILD; encoded by the coding sequence ATGGTAGCTGTTAACAATGCTGGGGTAGACCAGGAGCATCCTCAAGCCAGTTCCACTGAGCAAGCACAGAGTGATACAAGTGCAGCGCAAATTGCCGAGCTAGAACGGAAGCAGGGTCAACTCGTGATTATTGGTGGGGCTGAGGACAAAGAAGGTGAGTGCAAAATCTTGCGAGAGTTTTTGCGGCGGTCTGGCGGCATGGAGGCACATATTGCTGTCATGACTGTGGCAACTGGCTTACCAGGGGAAGTGGGTGCTCAGTATATTGAAGTGTTTGAGCGGTTAGGGGTCGGTCGCGTTGAAGTCATTGATACGGCTCGCCCGGAAGACGGCAGTGACCCCCGTGCTCTGGAAATTCTCAGCGAAGTTACAGGCGTCTTCTTCACAGGTGGAAATCAGGCACGCATCACCGAATTGTTGAAGGGAACAGAGGTCGATAAAGCCTTGCACAAACGTTTTGCTGAAGGGGTGGTAATTGCAGGAACCAGTGCGGGGGCGGCGATGATGCCAGATGTAATGATTGTAGAAGGTGAGCCAGAGACAAATCCTCGTGTGGAAGTAGCACGGATGGATGAAGGCATGGGGTTTTTACCTGGTGTTGTAATCGATCAGCATTTTGCTCAACGGGGTCGGTTGGGACGGCTCATTTCTGCCGTGGTGCAACAACCTGTTGTACTGGGCTTTGGCATTGACGAGAACACGGCGATCGCCGTTAATGGGACAGAAGTCGAAGTAGTGGGCGAAGGGTCGGTGACGGTGTTGGATGTATCCAATATTGAACACTGTAATTTAGACGAACTACTTAAAGACGAACCCTTAGCCCTGTGTGGAGCTAAGTTGCATATTCTGCCACATGGATATCGGTTTGATCTGAAGAAGCGAGCAGTGATTCTGGACTAA